The proteins below are encoded in one region of Bdellovibrio bacteriovorus:
- a CDS encoding HRDC domain-containing protein, with protein MARTLTIVCAVAMVLIPGTSLISKIFWVSLATLSVAVPLLKLFRGKRSDRGGYIFARGANEYEHRLIAKRVLKRDLFPNEVVHHINGKRSDNTLRNLCVMDRHQHELFHAWLDWKKKKSGRYPTFKEQKRVLCEDYKGYLLEAPSNFNFSFRTNKYSPVRRTFVVQTSVNSNHRYSEDYSQKLFSDLRQERNRLAIEQNIPAYLVFKNFTLEEMARQMPDDAASMANIIGVTSEKLRLYGDHFLAIIWKHRTNQDLNKKRSV; from the coding sequence ATGGCTCGAACACTGACGATCGTCTGCGCCGTTGCAATGGTACTTATTCCAGGTACGAGCCTAATTTCAAAAATTTTCTGGGTGAGTTTGGCAACCTTGAGTGTTGCTGTTCCGTTGTTGAAACTTTTTAGAGGCAAGAGAAGCGATAGAGGTGGCTATATCTTTGCTCGAGGGGCTAACGAATATGAACACAGGCTCATTGCAAAAAGAGTTTTGAAACGGGATCTATTTCCCAATGAGGTTGTACATCACATAAATGGAAAAAGATCTGATAACACATTAAGAAATCTGTGCGTAATGGACCGACATCAGCATGAATTATTTCACGCTTGGCTGGACTGGAAAAAGAAGAAAAGCGGCCGATACCCCACATTTAAAGAACAAAAACGTGTATTATGCGAGGACTACAAAGGCTATCTTTTGGAAGCGCCATCTAACTTTAACTTTAGCTTTAGAACTAATAAATACTCCCCAGTTAGGCGCACATTTGTCGTTCAGACGTCTGTGAATAGCAACCACAGATACTCAGAAGATTATTCTCAGAAACTTTTTTCCGATTTGAGGCAAGAAAGGAACCGACTTGCTATAGAGCAAAACATTCCCGCCTATTTAGTATTTAAAAACTTCACTCTTGAAGAGATGGCTCGGCAAATGCCAGATGACGCCGCATCAATGGCAAACATAATTGGTGTAACATCAGAAAAACTTCGCCTTTATGGTGATCACTTCCTAGCGATAATTTGGAAACATAGGACAAACCAAGACCTAAATAAGAAAAGATCAGTTTAG